CCGTCCGGAGCTAGGGGAGGGGGCGATTCAAGCATTTCGACGTGCGGGTGCGGAGGAGGGGACCATTCGATTGAAGCTGCGCGGACTCGATCCGAACGCATCCTACGAAGTGACCGATTTCGACCATGGCGACAGCACGCATCTCGGCCAGAAGCTGATGGACGAAGGCTTGGAGGTGGCCCTTGAGCCAGAAGGATCTGCGGTGTTCACGTACAAGGTGAAAGCCGCGGAAAATTGAACGGGCGTAGAACTGCAGGCCAGACGTTCGCGCTTCGGTACCGGCAATCGGCGTCACGACCTGCCACTGAGAAGCCGTCTCCGCTTCGTTTGTGAGCGAGACGGCGAGTTCGGTCCGCGCTTTGTTCTGCTGGCGAGGCTTGTGTACCATGTGAGCGACGAACGCGCTACTCCGACATCGACGCCAAGCTCAACGCAGTGAGAAAGCATGCGAAGCCTGCTCCTGATCGCCATCTTGTCTGCTCTCGTTTCCGCTCCATCAGTTCACGCCGCGCGACCGAAGCCCCCCGTGCGAGATCCGCAGGAGGATGGTTTCGTCGCAGCCGTCGAACTTCCGGACGGCGAGCTGCCGCCGAAAGACGCCGTCGGCAATTTTGTCCTCGGCCCGAAGCACCCGGTGGCGCCGGAGATGCTCGATCCGCCCGGCGGGCTGCGGGGTAGGGTGGTCGAGTTCACGATGAAGTCGGCTGACAGCAAGATCTATCCTGGCGTCGCGCGCGATGCCGGCACGTCAGGCAAGGTTGATCCGGCCGACCCGGCAAAGCTGATCGTCACAACCAGCCGGCCGGCGCCATACGAGCGTCGCGTCGCCGTCTACATTCCGAAGGACTATGTGGCGGGGACGAAGGCGCCGTTTATCGTCGGCGCCGACGGGCCCGACAACGGCCTGTTCACGGCGCTCGACAATCTCATCGCTGAGAGACGGGTGCCTCCGCTCGTGGCGATCTCCATCGGCAACGGCGGCGGCGACGCGCAAGGGAGCCAGCGCGGACTCGAATACGACACCGTGTCGGGCCTCTATGCCGAGTTTGTCGAAAAGGAAGTTTTGCCGCGCGTGGAGAAAGAATGCGGCGTCATGCTCACCGACGACCCCAACGGCCGCGCGACGACCGGCTGCAGTTCGGGCGCCTCGTGCGCGTTTACGATGGCGTGGTTCCGCCCCGACCTGTACCGCCGCGTTCTCAGCTACTCGGGCACTTACGTTAATCAGCAGTGGCCGTCGAACCCCGAGACGCCGCACGGGGCTTGGGAGTACCACGAACGCTTGATTCCCAGCAGCCCGCCGAAGCCGCTCAAGATCTGGCTCGAGGTAAGTGATCAGGATAACTTTAACCCGAATCGCATGCGCGACGGCATGCACGACTGGGTGCTGGCCAACGAGCGGATGGCCCATGTATTGGCCGAGAAGGGGTACCAGTACCAGTTCGTCTTCGCGAAGAACGCCGGCCACTGCGACGGCGCGGTGAAGCGACAGACATTGCCGTACGCACTCGAGTGGCTGTGGAGCGACTACAAGCCGGCCGAAGCGAAGCCGTAGGGCCGCGCCTGCAATAGCTTGTCGCTCAACGAGCGTTTGATGCGTCGCCGCTCTTCTCGGGCTCGATCGCCACCTCAAACCGCCCCGACGAATCAGCCATCCCGCGCGGCATCGCTGCCGTGTTGAACTCCGCAACCAAATCGCCTGCGTGATCGACGGCGATTAGCCCGGCCGTATCCTTCGGCAAGCGGTCGCGGACTTGCACAATCGCCGCGTCGGCCAGCGAAACGTCCGCGTAACGCATCCGCGCCGCGACGTCGTAACACACGGCGTTGCGGATGAACAGCTCGCCGACGCCGGTGCCGGAGATCGCGCACGTTTTGTTATCAGCGTACGTGCCGGCGCCGATGATCGGCGAATCGCCGATGCGTCCATACTTTTTCATCGCCAATCCGCCGGTCGACGTGGCGGCGGCGAGATTTCCATGCGTGTCGAGCGCGACGCAGCCGACGGTGCCGTAGTGATCGGGGGCCGCGAGTTGCGAGGTCTTGGGCTTCGCTTCGCCGTCGCGCGCTTCAGCCTCGGCTTTTGCTTTCGCCTTTTCGTATTCCGCCCGCGTGCGATCAGTCCAAAAATAATCGGGCGAAACGATCTCGGCGCCAACCTCGCGCGCAAACTTCTCTGCACCGTCGCCGGCGAGCAGCACATGCTTCGTATCGGTCATCACGCGACGTGCCAGCGAGATCGGATTCTTCACCGTCGACACCCCGGCGACGGCGCCGGCCGTGTGGTCGGCGCCATTCATGATCGAGGCGTCGAGTTGATGCTGCCCCGTCGCCGTGTAAGTGACGCCATGGCCAGCATTGAAATAGGGCGAATCTTCCAGCACGCGCACCGACTGCTCGACGGCGTCGAGACTGCTGCCACCTTTGGCAAGGATATCGCGACCGACAGTGAGCGACTTCTCGAGCGCCTGCTCAATTCCTTTGCGAGCCTCAGGCGTCAGATCGGCCCAACCGCCCGCGCCGCCGTGAATCGCGATGGCGTACTTTGCCGGCTCCGCCGCCACGGCCGGCGATGCGGCGATCAGTCCAACGGCAAAATGACAAATTGCGAACGCGGCGAGACGATTCACGGCATTACCTTCTTGGGCGTGAGGAATTCCGGGCGCTGCTGCAGCATAATGGCCGCGACTCCAACTTGCCACCAATTGCGAACGGAGAAGCGATGCGGCGCCTCGGCTACGTTTTACTAGTGCTCGTCATCGGAATCGATCGGCATCGTGCGAGCGGCGCCGACGAATCTGCGCACGCAGCGAATCCAATCGTTGCCGAGAACGCGCAGGAGGGATCGCTCGACTGGCAGCTCACTCGCGTCCGCGTCGACGATCGCGGTTTTCGTTCGCCATGGATTGAGGGCTACTGCTCGCGGCAAAGCGTGAAAGCGGGCGAGTCCATCGACATCATGGTCTCTACGAACCCGCCGCAGCGATTCGAAATCGAAATCTTCCGCATGGGCTACTACGGCGGCCGCGGCGCGCGACTCATGACGAAGCTTGGCCCCTTCGACGGCGTAACGCAGCCTGATCCGCCCAAAGGTGAAAAGAACCTCCACGAATGCCGCTGGCCCGCAGCCACAAAGCTGACAATCCCCACTGATTGGCTCAGCGGCGTCTATCTAGGCCGACTGACGACGCTGCCCGAAGATAAGGACAAACCTTACTGGCAGAGCTACGTCATCTTCATCGTCACCGACGATCGCCCGGCCGACATTTTGTTTCAATGCTCCGACAACACTTGGCAAGCCTACAACCGCTGGCCAAATGATTTCTCGGTCTACACGCATCCGCAGGGAGGGCAGGGCCCTTGGGCCGACGTTAGCTTCGATCGTCCCTACGCCCGCGAAGCTCAGCACAACGAGATCGTCAACGACCCGCTCACCGTCGGTGCCGGCGAGTTTCTGCCCTTCGAGTTTCCACTCGCCTATTGGTTGGAAGAGCAGGGGTACGACGTCGCCTATTGTTCGAACAGCGACATGCTCACGCCCGATCGCGGCCTCAAGTGCCGAGCGTTCATCAGCGTCGGCCATGACGAGTATTGGGACATCCGCCAGTTCCGCAGCGTCGAGGTGCTGCGCGACGCCGGCGTCGACTTGCTCTTCCTCTCGGGCAACGCCGTCTGTTGGGTGACGCCGTATCGAGCGAGCGTCGACGGCCGCGAGAATCGCATCATGTTCCGCGGCGGGCCGTACGGCGCCGACAACGACTATGCCGAGCAGCGCCAGCGCGAGCATGGTCCGTTCCCCGAACGCGGTCCCGACGAAGGGCTCCTCATCGGGGCCCGCAACATCGAACCGGTCAACGGTGGCGGCGATTGGATCGTCACCCAGCCCGAACATTGGATGTTCAACGGCACGGGCCTCCAGGCGGGCGACCTAATCCCCGGCCTCATCGGCTGGGAGTACCACGGCGCCCCGGCCGACATCCCGGGATTAGAAGTTGTCGCCGCGGGCACGGCTTGGGTCGGCGGCGACGAACCGCAACAGTGGACCGCGACGATCTATCCGGGCCCGAAGCAAAATTTCGTCTTCAACGCCGCCACGATCTTCTGGTCGCAAGGCCTCAGCACGCCGCCCGGGCACACGCTCCCGTGGTCGCACTGGTCGCGCCCTCACGGCCCTGACCGGCGAGTCCAGCGGATCACCAAAAACCTGCTCGACCGAGCTCTCGCTCCGCCGACAACAGAATAAGTGAGTCCGGTCGGGTGCCACTGGCGTGCCGCCAGTGCTGAAGTACCTCAACGGCATGGCTACTGAACGACTTGCAAGCAGCCTGAAGAGTGGGGCTGTCGGCTCACCTCATAACTGAAGGTGATCCGTGTCCCCGCTTCTCACTGGCAAGATGCCAGTGGCACCCCCGCTCATCTGTATAGAGAGCCCCAACCCCACTCGCGGCCTGCCAAATTGGCGGAACCCGCCCGCGGCAAGAAATCGCCTCCCCAACCCTCGCCCTGCCAATTTCCCCCACGAAACACCGGCGTTTCGGGCCCCGAACCAGCAGTTTTTCCCCGTTGGCACGCCCATTGCCTTAATTGGCCCTCACACCACGGTCTGCCTGCCATTTCCGGCAGAACGCCCGCCTCGACGCCTCAAAATGCGGCCCGAGCGGCTATCGCAAACCCCTTAAGCCGTTTAGATTTAGCGATTCGCCGCAGTCCGCTCCAGGCAACCATACACACCTCGAATCACCGTCCGGCCGGCCCATCGCGGCCCCGGACTGATCGCATCAGTCTTTTAGGAGGATTTCACGTGCCCAAGCAGATGGTCTTTGAAGACGACGCACGCAAGCCCCTCGCGGCCGGCGTCGAGAAGCTGGCCCGAGCCGTCCGCAGCACGCTCGGCCCGCGCGGCCGCAATGCGGTGCTC
This sequence is a window from Lacipirellula parvula. Protein-coding genes within it:
- a CDS encoding alpha/beta hydrolase; translation: MRSLLLIAILSALVSAPSVHAARPKPPVRDPQEDGFVAAVELPDGELPPKDAVGNFVLGPKHPVAPEMLDPPGGLRGRVVEFTMKSADSKIYPGVARDAGTSGKVDPADPAKLIVTTSRPAPYERRVAVYIPKDYVAGTKAPFIVGADGPDNGLFTALDNLIAERRVPPLVAISIGNGGGDAQGSQRGLEYDTVSGLYAEFVEKEVLPRVEKECGVMLTDDPNGRATTGCSSGASCAFTMAWFRPDLYRRVLSYSGTYVNQQWPSNPETPHGAWEYHERLIPSSPPKPLKIWLEVSDQDNFNPNRMRDGMHDWVLANERMAHVLAEKGYQYQFVFAKNAGHCDGAVKRQTLPYALEWLWSDYKPAEAKP
- a CDS encoding isoaspartyl peptidase/L-asparaginase family protein → MNRLAAFAICHFAVGLIAASPAVAAEPAKYAIAIHGGAGGWADLTPEARKGIEQALEKSLTVGRDILAKGGSSLDAVEQSVRVLEDSPYFNAGHGVTYTATGQHQLDASIMNGADHTAGAVAGVSTVKNPISLARRVMTDTKHVLLAGDGAEKFAREVGAEIVSPDYFWTDRTRAEYEKAKAKAEAEARDGEAKPKTSQLAAPDHYGTVGCVALDTHGNLAAATSTGGLAMKKYGRIGDSPIIGAGTYADNKTCAISGTGVGELFIRNAVCYDVAARMRYADVSLADAAIVQVRDRLPKDTAGLIAVDHAGDLVAEFNTAAMPRGMADSSGRFEVAIEPEKSGDASNAR
- a CDS encoding N,N-dimethylformamidase beta subunit family domain-containing protein; this translates as MRRLGYVLLVLVIGIDRHRASGADESAHAANPIVAENAQEGSLDWQLTRVRVDDRGFRSPWIEGYCSRQSVKAGESIDIMVSTNPPQRFEIEIFRMGYYGGRGARLMTKLGPFDGVTQPDPPKGEKNLHECRWPAATKLTIPTDWLSGVYLGRLTTLPEDKDKPYWQSYVIFIVTDDRPADILFQCSDNTWQAYNRWPNDFSVYTHPQGGQGPWADVSFDRPYAREAQHNEIVNDPLTVGAGEFLPFEFPLAYWLEEQGYDVAYCSNSDMLTPDRGLKCRAFISVGHDEYWDIRQFRSVEVLRDAGVDLLFLSGNAVCWVTPYRASVDGRENRIMFRGGPYGADNDYAEQRQREHGPFPERGPDEGLLIGARNIEPVNGGGDWIVTQPEHWMFNGTGLQAGDLIPGLIGWEYHGAPADIPGLEVVAAGTAWVGGDEPQQWTATIYPGPKQNFVFNAATIFWSQGLSTPPGHTLPWSHWSRPHGPDRRVQRITKNLLDRALAPPTTE